The Rhizobiaceae bacterium genome contains the following window.
GTACGAGGCTTCGCAGCAGATCGAGTATCTGCGACTGGAGAACGACGTCCAGCGCGGTGGTCGGCTCGTCCGCGATCAGCAGTCGCGGCCTGAGCGCCGTGGCGATCGCGATGACCACGCGCTGCCGCTGCCCGCCGGATAGCTGGTGCGGGTAGCGCGTCAGCGGAAAGCGCGCTTCCGGCAGACCCACACGGTCGAGCACATGGCGGGCGCGCTCCTCCGCTTCGGCGCGCGACACTCCGTTGTGGAAGCGGATGCCTTCGGCCACCTGCTCGCCGATGGTTTTGAGCGGGTTGAGCGCGGTCATGGGTTCCTGGAACACCATGCCGATATCGTCGCCGCGCAGTGCGCACATCCGGTCTTCCGTGGCGGTCAGCAAGTTCGTTCCGTCGAACCGCACTTCGCCCGATGCCCGCGCGCCTTGCGGCAGAAGCTGCATCACGGCCAGCGCCGTCATCGACTTGCCGGAGCCGCTTTCGCCCACCAGCGCACGCACCTCACCACGCCCGATGGTGAGGTCGACGTTGCGCAGGATCGGCGTTCCGCCGATGTCGACGCGCAGCCCTTCGATTTCGAGCAGGCTCACCGTTGTTGCCTCAATTTGGGATCGAGCGTGTCGGACAGGCCGTCACCCAGCAGGTTCAGGCCGAGCACCGTCAGCACGATGGCCAGCCCCGGAAACAGCGCCATATGCGGGGCAAAGCTGATCATTGTCTGTGCATCGAACAGCATGCGTCCCCAGCTTGGCATGGGCGGCTGCGCGCCCAGCCCGACATAGGAAAGGCTGGCTTCGGCGAGAATGCCGAGCGCGAACTGGATCGTTCCCTGCACGAGCAGCAGGTTCGCGATGTTGGGCAATATGTGCTCGAGCGTGATGAGCACTTTGCCTTTTCCGGCGGCTCGCGCGGCGAGGATGAACTCGCGCGGCCACAGGCTGATGGCGCCTGCGCGCGCCACACGCGCGAACACCGGAATGTTGAAAATGCCGATGGCGATGATGGCGTTGACCGCGCCGGGGCCGAAGATCGCGGTAATCATGATTGCCGACAGCAGCGCGGGAAAGGCAAAGACCACGTCGTTGAAGCGCATGAGCGCCTCGTCCAGCCAGCCGCCGCGCGCGGCGGCCCAGCAGCCGAGCGGCACGCCGACACCGACGCCAATGCCCACGGCGACAAGCGCGACCGCGATGGAATTGCGCGCGCCGACCATGATCATCGACAAGATGTCGCGCCCGAAATGGTCGGTGCCGAACCAGTGAGCGGGCGATGGCGGCTGGAGCTTGTCCGCCACAACCAGCCGCGTCACGTCATAGGGTGTCCAGACGAATGAAACGGCGGCGGCGGCAACGACCAGCGCGGTGATTGCGAAGCCGATGGCGAAGGAACGGTTGGCAAAGGCGCGGCGCACGAGGCTTTCGGCGGGCGGGGCAGGGGCGCTCACTGCACATGCCTCAGGCGCGGGTCGACGGCTGCGTAGGAAAGATCGACGATGAGATTCACCGAGATCACCGTCGCGACCAGCAGCATGACGACGCTTTCCACGACAATCAGATCGCGCTGCGTGATAGCCTGAAAGACAAGCCGCCCCAAACCGGGAAGGAAAAAGACATTCTCGATGATGATTGTTCCGGCAAGCAGGAAGGAGAATTGCAGGCCGAGGATCGTGAGCACGGGAATGAGCGCGTTGCGCAAGGCGTGCCGCCACAGCACCGTGCGCCGGGGCATGCCCTTGGCGCGGGCGGTGCGGATATAGTCCTCGCCGAGCACGTCGAGCAGGGCCGAGCGTGTCACTCGGGCAAGAATTGCCGCCTGTGGCAGGGCAAGCGCGATGGCGGGCAGGATGAGCGCCCTGAGCGCGGGCCACACGCCCGCCGACCAGCCGGGAAAACCGCCCGCCGGAAGCATGCGCAGCGAGATTGCGAAAACATAGACCAGCAGCAGCGCGAACCAGAAGTTCGGCACCGCGACGCCGAGCTGGCTGGCTCCCATCGCAATGGTGTCCGCTGCCTTGCCGCGCCGTGAAGCGGCATAAAGGCCGACCGGAACAGCGATTGCCGTCGACAGGAACAGCGCCATCAAGGCAAGCGGCAGGGAGACCACCACGCGCTCCGCGACCAGTTGCGCGACAGGCACGGAATAGGTGTAGGAGCGGCCGAGGTCGCCGGACAGGAAGCCGCCCAGCCATGACAGGTAGCGCACCGGGAGCGGCTGGTTCAGCCCCATCTGCTCGCGCAGCGCCGCCACGGCGTCCTCCGTGGCATTCATGCCAAGCATCATGCGCGCCGGATCGCCCGGCACCACCTCCAGCATGGCAAAGATCACGATGGAGGCGAGGAGAAGCGTGATCGCCCCGACACCGAGACGCTTGAGCAGGAACGGCATCATCGCATCCGGTCCCCGCGTCGCGCTGCCGATCCTATTCGGTCCAATGGACCTTTGTCAGGTCGTTCGCCTGAATGGGCGCGTTGACCCACAGGCCCTCCAGCTTCGCGTCCCACACATTCATGCGGGCAAGCTCGAACAGGAAGCCGACAACCGCGTCATCCGACAGGATCTTCTGCGCCTGCCCATAAAGTTCCTTGCGCTTCGCCTCGTCGCTGGTGGCGTTCAGCTCTTCGATCACCTTGTCGAAGGCGGGATTGTCGTAGCCGAAATAATAGTCCTTGCGCGAATAGATATCGATGTCGTTCGGCTCGGTGTGCGACACGATGGTCAGGTCGAAATTCTTGTCCTTGAAGACCTGCTGGAGCCAGTCCGCCCATTCGACCGGAACGATTTCGCATTCGATGCCGATCTCGCGCAGTTGCGCAGCGATGATCTCGCCGCCGCGCCGCGCATATTGCGGAGGCGGCAGTTTCAGCGTCACCTTGATGCCGTCCTCCAGCCCGGCTTCCTTCATCAGTTCCTTTGCCTTGGCCACATCATGCGGGTATGCGCCTGTCAGGTCGACATAGGCGGGGTTGTGCGGAGCGAAATGCGAGCCGATGGGCGTGCCGAGCCCGAACATCGCGCCGTCGATCACCGCCTGGCGGTCGATGGCGTAGGCGATGGCCTGCCGCACCTTGATGTTGTTGAAGGGCGGCTTCTTGTTGTTGATCGACAGGATCGTCTCGCCCTCGGTCGTTCCGATCGTCACCTTGAAGCGCGGATCGGCTTCCAGTTGCGCGCGCGCCTCGGGCGCGGGAAAGAAGGGGAAGGCCTGCACGTCGCCGGACAGCACGGCGGCGGTTGCCGCCGCCGGATCGGGGATGACGCGGAATTCAGCCTTTTCGAGCGCGACCGGGGCGCCCCAATAGTCGGGATTCCTGACGATGGTGATGGTCGATCCGCGCGCCCAGTTGTCGAACTTGAAGGGGCCTGTACCGATCGGCTTTTCCTTATTGGTTTCAGCGCTTTCGGGGGCAACGATCACGGCATCTCCCCAGCCCATATTATAGAGGAACGCGCCTTGTGGCTGCTTGAGCGTCACCTTGACCGTCGCGGGGTCGATGACGTCGACGCTTTCGATCGCGGCGAACAGGCCCTTCTGAGCATTGGTGGAGTTATCGGCGCGGGCGCGGTCGAGCGAGAATTTCACATCCTGCGCATCGAAGGCCGTGCCGTCATGGAATTTGACGCCGGTGTGCAGTTTGAACGTATATTCCTTGCCGTCGGGCGAGATGGTCCAGCTTTCCGCAAGTGCTGGCTGCACGGAGCCTGTTTCGTCGATCCGGGTCAGACCCTCGAAGACATTGGCATAGACGATCTCGTCGATTGCGGCCGCCGCGCCCGCAGTGGGGTCGAGATGCGGCGGTTCGAGCACCACGCCGAGCACCAGATCGGTCCGCGCTGCCATGGCCGAAACTGCCATGGCGACAAGCAGGGTTCCCGCTGCAACCAGTGTCTTGAAAGCCTTCATCTGATCCTCTCTCAAAGCCGAAGCCAGCGCGGATACAAAACCGAATCGCCCTTCGAGTAAATGCGCCGATCTCCCGTTCTGGTCAGTAGAAACCTTTTCGCAAGAGTATATCCAGCCCGGCGGCCATGACCTTGGCCGATTGCACCATGTCCTGAATGCCCACCCATTCGTCGGGGCGGTGGGCGAGGTCCAGTATGCCGGGGCCATAGGCGATGCAGTCGAACGTGTTGCCGATGCGCGCCACATGCTTCTGGTCATAGGTGCCGGGCGAAATCACATAGGCCGGTTCGCGCTCGAAAATTTCACGGATCGCCTGCGAAACCGCTTTCACCACGGGGGCGTCGCGTTCGGTCATGATGGGGTGCACCTCCATCACGTCGTTGATCTCGTAGTCGAATTTTGGCCGGTCGCGTTTCAGCCGCTCAAGGATGGAAACCACCTCATGCTTTACATCTTCGATGCTCTCTTCAAGCAGGAAGCGCCGGTCGATGGTCAGCCGGCAACGGTCGGGAACGTTGGGTGAGGGCAGGCCCGGGCGGAAGTCGTCCGTCTGGCCGCCATGGACCGCGTTAATGTTCATGGTGGAGCGGCGCGCTCCTTCCGGTACCACGGGCATCTGCGTGCGCTTGGCGTCGAGCGCGGGGAAAAGCTCTTTCTCGAATGCATCGATCAGCGCGCCCATGTGGCGCACCGCGCAGTCTCCCAGAAACGGCATCGAGCCGTGCGCGATCTCGCCTTTGGTTTCGATTTCCGCCCACCACCCACCCCGGTGGCCGAGGCAGATGCGGTCCTTGTTGAGCGGTTCGGGAATGATGACATGGTCCACGCGCGGCTTTGAGAAATAGCCGAGCCTGGCGAGATGCGCGACGCCGCCGAAGCCGCCGGACTCCTCATCCGCCGTACCGGAAATCTCGATCGCGCCGGGAAAATCGGGAAACTGCTCAATGAACGATTCAGCGGCGACGATGGAAGCGGCGAGGCCACCCTTCATGTCGCATGCGCCCCGCCCGTAGACGCGTCCGTCGCGGATGATCCCGGCGAACGGATCGACGCTCCATCCGTCTCCTGCCTCCACCACATCGATGTGCGAGTTGAAATGCACGGTTGGACCCGCGGAGCGGCCTTCATGGCGGGCAACCACATTTGTGCGCGGAAAGCGGTCGCTGTCGCCGGGCGCTCCCACGGCGCGCACATACTCCACCGTGAACCCGTGGCCGCGAAGCCGCTTGCCGATGAACTCGGCGCAGGGGGTGTATCCCTCGCCCGGCGGGTTGACTGTCGGGAAACGGATCAGATCGGCGGTGAGTTCAGCGATCTCATCGGCTTTGGATTCGATGCCTGCGGCAAGTGCTTCGTCCATGACGCCTATTCAGCCGACAATGCCTGCGGCTGGCAAGATGTGGGCGCCATCACGTCGAGTTGTTCGGCATCGTTCTTATACGCTTTTGAATTTGTTTAGGATTTTGCTCTTGAATATACCGCGCTCAAGCAATGGAGGCCCGCATTCAGGGCCTGGAGGGGTAATCATGAGGCGCATTCTCGCACTGGCGGCTGTCGTTGCCGCGACGGTTCTGGCTTCCACGGTTCCTGGCCTGGCCGCAAATCTCGTCGCTCACATCGATATCGCTGCGCAGCGGATGACGATCACTGACAACGGCCGCATCATCCATAGTTGGCCGGTGTCGACGGCGCGTAAGGGCTATTACACGCCGCGTGGGTCGTATCGGCCAACGCGCATGCACAAGATGTGGTATTCGCGCAAATATGACATGACGCCAATGCCTTACTCGGTGTTCTTCAGGGGCGGCTACGCCATACACGGCACGACGCAGGTGAAGCGTCTGGGAAGTCCGGCTTCACATGGGTGCGTGCGGCTTGCGACGACCAATGCCAAGCGATTCTATGATCTGGTGCGCATGTATGGCGCGCAGAACACCCGCATCGTGCTGACGAACTAGGGAAAACGAAAGCCAGTCGACCGGGTTCGCACCCTTACGGCTCGTAGGCGCATTCCGGCTTGATGAACGCGCTGTCGCCGCCCTGTTTCCGCGACTTTGCCGCGGTCAGCTTGCGCAGGGTCTGCCGCAGCGACGAAAGCTGTGGCTTGGGATCCGAGGCTGTCTGAGGACCCCAAGGGGTCCATAGCACACAACCGCCGTCCCGGGTCGGATTCATTGTGCTGGTGGCCATGACATAATCTCCGCTACACGAAATCTATGCGGTAACGTGATTATTTCAAGTTGTTAAAAAGGGGGATGGGCTTACACCCATTCACATTATGGCGAGCGGGCCGCCTGATGCCTGTGGCGGCGCGGCTTGTCGGAAAGCTTCCAGCGCTTGTGGAACCACATCCACTGGCCGGGATTTTCGCGCACCCAGCGTTCCACGACATCGTTGAGCAATTGAGCGGTTGCCGGAACGTCGACTGCGCCTTCCACCGTGCGCGGAATGGCGAGCCGGTCCTCGATCATGAGCCGGTAGCGGTTACCCGGTAGGCGGATGCAGCGCGCGGGATAGACGTCGCATTCGAAATGCCGCACCAGTTTCGGCAGCAGCGGGCTCGTCTCGCATTCGCGCCCGAAAAAGCGCGTGCGCACGCCGTTGGTGAATTTCTGGTCGACCAGCACGCCGATATTGCCGCCGCGTTCGAGAATGCGCGAAAGTGCGAAGGCCGCACCCTGCCGGGAGGCGAGCAGGTCGCCCATCGATGCGTTGCGGCGATGGTGGATGAAGTCCGCGATGTAGGGATTGTTCGGCGGGCGGAAGAGGGCGGTGACTTTCACGCCGAGCGCTGCGCCCGCCACCGGCAGCAGTTCGAAATTGCCGATATGGCCGGTGAAAACGATATGCGGCCTGTCCTCGCCCGCGATGCGCAGAAAGACCTCCTTGCCGTCCACC
Protein-coding sequences here:
- a CDS encoding ABC transporter permease; this encodes MSAPAPPAESLVRRAFANRSFAIGFAITALVVAAAAVSFVWTPYDVTRLVVADKLQPPSPAHWFGTDHFGRDILSMIMVGARNSIAVALVAVGIGVGVGVPLGCWAAARGGWLDEALMRFNDVVFAFPALLSAIMITAIFGPGAVNAIIAIGIFNIPVFARVARAGAISLWPREFILAARAAGKGKVLITLEHILPNIANLLLVQGTIQFALGILAEASLSYVGLGAQPPMPSWGRMLFDAQTMISFAPHMALFPGLAIVLTVLGLNLLGDGLSDTLDPKLRQQR
- a CDS encoding ABC transporter permease encodes the protein MMPFLLKRLGVGAITLLLASIVIFAMLEVVPGDPARMMLGMNATEDAVAALREQMGLNQPLPVRYLSWLGGFLSGDLGRSYTYSVPVAQLVAERVVVSLPLALMALFLSTAIAVPVGLYAASRRGKAADTIAMGASQLGVAVPNFWFALLLVYVFAISLRMLPAGGFPGWSAGVWPALRALILPAIALALPQAAILARVTRSALLDVLGEDYIRTARAKGMPRRTVLWRHALRNALIPVLTILGLQFSFLLAGTIIIENVFFLPGLGRLVFQAITQRDLIVVESVVMLLVATVISVNLIVDLSYAAVDPRLRHVQ
- a CDS encoding ABC transporter substrate-binding protein, coding for MKAFKTLVAAGTLLVAMAVSAMAARTDLVLGVVLEPPHLDPTAGAAAAIDEIVYANVFEGLTRIDETGSVQPALAESWTISPDGKEYTFKLHTGVKFHDGTAFDAQDVKFSLDRARADNSTNAQKGLFAAIESVDVIDPATVKVTLKQPQGAFLYNMGWGDAVIVAPESAETNKEKPIGTGPFKFDNWARGSTITIVRNPDYWGAPVALEKAEFRVIPDPAAATAAVLSGDVQAFPFFPAPEARAQLEADPRFKVTIGTTEGETILSINNKKPPFNNIKVRQAIAYAIDRQAVIDGAMFGLGTPIGSHFAPHNPAYVDLTGAYPHDVAKAKELMKEAGLEDGIKVTLKLPPPQYARRGGEIIAAQLREIGIECEIVPVEWADWLQQVFKDKNFDLTIVSHTEPNDIDIYSRKDYYFGYDNPAFDKVIEELNATSDEAKRKELYGQAQKILSDDAVVGFLFELARMNVWDAKLEGLWVNAPIQANDLTKVHWTE
- a CDS encoding acetylornithine deacetylase/succinyl-diaminopimelate desuccinylase family protein, whose protein sequence is MDEALAAGIESKADEIAELTADLIRFPTVNPPGEGYTPCAEFIGKRLRGHGFTVEYVRAVGAPGDSDRFPRTNVVARHEGRSAGPTVHFNSHIDVVEAGDGWSVDPFAGIIRDGRVYGRGACDMKGGLAASIVAAESFIEQFPDFPGAIEISGTADEESGGFGGVAHLARLGYFSKPRVDHVIIPEPLNKDRICLGHRGGWWAEIETKGEIAHGSMPFLGDCAVRHMGALIDAFEKELFPALDAKRTQMPVVPEGARRSTMNINAVHGGQTDDFRPGLPSPNVPDRCRLTIDRRFLLEESIEDVKHEVVSILERLKRDRPKFDYEINDVMEVHPIMTERDAPVVKAVSQAIREIFEREPAYVISPGTYDQKHVARIGNTFDCIAYGPGILDLAHRPDEWVGIQDMVQSAKVMAAGLDILLRKGFY
- a CDS encoding L,D-transpeptidase, which translates into the protein MRRILALAAVVAATVLASTVPGLAANLVAHIDIAAQRMTITDNGRIIHSWPVSTARKGYYTPRGSYRPTRMHKMWYSRKYDMTPMPYSVFFRGGYAIHGTTQVKRLGSPASHGCVRLATTNAKRFYDLVRMYGAQNTRIVLTN
- a CDS encoding lipid A biosynthesis lauroyl acyltransferase, giving the protein MLARRIAAKARQALLNAKDFVIGKTALGVIGLLRLFPADGAIAFAGRFARRFGPLFGRHRVALDNLRQAYPEKSMQEIEAIALDMWENMGRLAAEYIYLDDLFDFDRTSESGERIEVDGKEVFLRIAGEDRPHIVFTGHIGNFELLPVAGAALGVKVTALFRPPNNPYIADFIHHRRNASMGDLLASRQGAAFALSRILERGGNIGVLVDQKFTNGVRTRFFGRECETSPLLPKLVRHFECDVYPARCIRLPGNRYRLMIEDRLAIPRTVEGAVDVPATAQLLNDVVERWVRENPGQWMWFHKRWKLSDKPRRHRHQAARSP